From Etheostoma cragini isolate CJK2018 chromosome 10, CSU_Ecrag_1.0, whole genome shotgun sequence, the proteins below share one genomic window:
- the si:ch211-145o7.3 gene encoding forkhead box protein N2, which produces MENSSHILPPSSPCPSTFGGSLPFSSSPQQTCSDGRVSLPLSPISFPPSPTSLSPATGESSDSSSPLLHCTASQCFEGQNIQCLIPANITDQDDLTCLNWLHQRGNLLPLQPLPKMTPLPQLESSAPTQVLPSATSKPPYSFSSLIFMAIEDSPDRRLPVKDIYVWIVNNFPYYRTASGGWRNSVRHNLSLSKSFRRIQRDKSQSVGKGSLWCVCPEYRPVLLEVLRKTHSYHSTNINLLNKPALLEGAEFGVPAVCDSMEMSDPLSHTLLSTPSSQILTTDNSTFSENPPCPLTPDHEELVTMESVEYHQEEISEEMEKDPLSDSGYIELHYYQSHHYQYLVLPGDTELDLETVEILQLDAEAQEAAGSLLDLAGGGY; this is translated from the exons atggagaaTAGCTCTCATATACTGCCACCTTCGTCACCATGTCCTTCCACTTTTGGAGGGTCCCTGCCTTTTTCCTCCTCGCCGCAGCAAACCTGCTCAGATGGCCGTGTTTCACTCCCGCTTTCACCTATTTCATTCCCCCCATCTCCTACCTCACTTTCTCCAGCAACAGGAGAGTCTAGTGACTCTTCCTCGCCTCTTTTACACTGCACAGCATCTCAGTGTTTTGAGGGACAAAACATTCAGTGCCTCATTCCTGCAAACATAACTGACCAGGATGACCTGACCTGCCTCAACTGGCTGCATCAGAGAGGTAACCTCCTACCGCTGCAGCCCCTTCCCAAAATGACGCCACTGCCTCAGCTAGAGTCCTCCGCACCTACCCAAGTTCTTCCTTCTGCCACGTCCAAGCCACCGTACTCCTTCAGTAGTCTGATTTTCATGGCAATAGAAGACTCACCTGACAGGAGGCTTCCAGTGAAGGACATCTATGTTTGGATTGTGAACAATTTCCCCTACTACAGAACAGCTTCTGGAGGCTGGAGGAACTCGGTTCGACACAACTTGTCCCTGAGCAAGAGCTTTCGTCGCATTCAGAGGGACAAGAGCCAG tcagtGGGGAAGGGAtctctgtggtgtgtgtgtcccGAGTATCGACCGGTGCTCCTCGAGGTGCTGAGGAAGACCCACAGTTATCACAGCACCAACATCAATTTGTTAAATAAGCCTGCATT GTTGGAAGGAGCTGAATTTGGGGTGCCTGCAGTGTGCGACTCTATGGAAATGTCAG atcctctctctcacaccctTCTTTCCACGCCCTCATCCCAAATCCTGACCACTGATAATTCAACTTTCTCTGAAAACCCACCATGCCCTTTGACTCCGGATCACGAGGAGCTTGTAACAATGGAGTCAGTTGAATACCACCAGGAGGAGATCAGcgaggagatggagaaggacCCCCTGTCAGACAGCGGGTATATTGAGTTACACTATTACCAGTCTCACCATTACCAGTACCTGGTCCTGCCAGGTGACACAGAGTTGGACCTGGAGACTGTGGAGATCCTTCAGCTTGATGCCGAGGCCCAGGAGGCAGCTGGGTCACTGCTGGACCTAGCAGGTGGTGGATATTAA
- the LOC117951664 gene encoding serine protease 23 isoform X2 produces the protein MTTPRESSLLLTHLLLQLFLPLTLSVLHPLHPPAVHVPTLIPHAPMPLIRSRFSAQTQLDLTTHCNSSCFHRGEQEAQKEQLSDKLAFETLYADGSRTLTTVDVEGDEEFDDHFTHPSQKRGPRLMSRHKRVRRQIYGADGRFNIQGDNFLLDYPFSTAVRISTGCTGVLVSQQHVLTAAHCVHDGKDYVKGARKLRVGFLIPPSINGTQVGLTSSKKPLVRWVRVKRTRVPKGWIQGPQEVSMDFDYALLELRWPHRRPFMRLSVAPSSFDLAGNRIHFSGFDSDRSGELVYRFCPVEEESSDLIYQHCDARPGASGSGVYGRVWDNSLERWERKVIGIFSGHQWLEIDGENRDYNVAVRITPLKFAQICYWVHGNRIDCVQD, from the coding sequence ATGACGACGCCACGCGAGAGCTCCCTCCTGCTGACTCACCTGCTCCTCCAgctcttcctccctctcacACTGTCCGTTTTGCACCCTCTTCATCCTCCGGCTGTCCACGTCCCCACGCTCATCCCTCACGCGCCGATGCCTCTCATCCGCTCCCGCTTCAGCGCTCAGACTCAGCTGGACCTTACCACTCACTGCAACTCCAGCTGCTTCCACAGAGGAGAGCAGGAGGCCCAGAAGGAGCAGCTCTCAGATAAACTGGCTTTTGAGACGCTGTATGCTGACGGCTCCCGCACTCTCACCACTGTAGATGTGGAGGGCGACGAAGAGTTTGACGATCACTTCACTCACCCTTCACAGAAGAGAGGACCCAGACTGATGTCCAGGCACAAACGCGTGAGGCGGCAGATATATGGAGCAGATGGACGTTTTAACATCCAAGGTGACAACTTCCTGTTGGATTACCCTTTCTCCACAGCCGTGCGGATCTCCACCGGCTGCACCGGCGTTCTTGTATCTCAGCAGCATGTCCTCACAGCTGCCCACTGTGTTCATGATGGGAAGGATTATGTCAAAGGGGCGCGAAAGCTCAGAGTGGGATTCCTGATTCCTCCATCCATCAACGGCACACAAGTTGGCCTCACTTCTTCCAAGAAGCCTTTGGTCCGCTGGGTGAGGGTGAAACGTACCCGTGTGCCAAAAGGCTGGATCCAGGGCCCCCAGGAGGTCAGCATGGACTTTGATTACGCTCTGCTGGAGTTGCGTTGGCCTCACCGCCGTCCCTTCATGCGCCTCTCTGTGGCTCCCTCCTCCTTCGACCTGGCGGGGAATCGCATCCACTTCTCTGGCTTTGACAGCGACAGGTCTGGGGAGCTGGTGTACAGGTTTTGTCCCGTGGAAGAAGAGTCCAGTGACCTGATATACCAGCACTGTGACGCGCGACCTGGAGCCAGCGGCTCTGGAGTGTATGGAAGAGTGTGGGACAACAGTTTAGAACGCTGGGAAAGAAAGGTCATCGGCATTTTCTCTGGACACCAGTGGCTGGAGATAGATGGAGAGAACCGGGATTACAATGTGGCCGTGCGCATCACTCCACTAAAATTTGCTCAGATCTGTTACTGGGTGCATGGTAACCGCATAGACTGCGTCCAGGACTAA
- the atl3 gene encoding atlastin-3, with product MGTKPGPVQIVTVCKEEHSFALDTEALARILLAPEVRDKHVVVLSVAGAFRKGKSFLLDFMLRYMYRKDDENWLGEDDEPLTGFSWRGGSEPETTGIQLWSEVFLMKKSNGTEVAVVLMDTQGAFDNQSTVKDCATIFALSTMTSSIQIYNLSQNIQEDDLQQLQLFTEYGRLAMDEIFLKPFQSLMFLIRDWSFPYEYEYGFKGGDKFLDKRLQVNESQHEELQTVRDHIHSCFTSISCFLLPHPGLKVATSPVFKGQLNVVAPEFKEELKSLIPKLLHPDRLAEKEINGNKVTCRGLLEFFKAYIKIYQGEDLPQPKTMLMATAEANNLAAVATAKDQYHKNMEKVCGGDLPYVAPDSLEEKHHFYSREALHNFSSTKKMGGQEFCNRYQAQLEKELEEMWQSLSKHNASKNLFSAFRTPAVLFVLVCFLYVLSGVLLFVGLATFALVCDCTLGVVMMSMLTWAFIRYSGRYRTVGGAIDQAAGVVLEQATVVLNKSRGTGTSSLKKSS from the exons ATGGGGACTAAACCAGGCCCAGTACAGATCGTCACAGTGTGTAAGGAGGAACACTCCTTTGCTTTAGACACCGAGGCTTTGGCTCGGATTCTACTGGCTCCTGAGGTCCGAGACAAACACGTGGTCGTGCTGTCCGTGGCCGGAGCCTTCAGGAAGGGCAAGAGCTTCTTGCTTGATTTCATGCTCCGCTACATGTACAGAAAG GATGATGAAAACTGGCTGGGTGAGGATGATGAGCCGCTGACTGGATTTTCTTGGCGAGGGGGTTCAGAACCAGAGACAACAGGCATCCAGCTGTGGAGTGAAGTTTTCCTCATGAAAAAGAGTAATGGAACAGAG GTGGCAGTAGTGTTGATGGACACTCAGGGTGCCTTTGATAACCAGTCCACCGTGAAGGACTGTGCCACCATCTTTGCACTCAGCACCATGACCAGCTCAATACAG ATCTACAATCTGTCACAGAACATACAAGAGGACGATCTGCAGCAGTTACAG CTGTTCACAGAGTATGGTCGTCTTGCCATGGATGAGATCTTTCTGAAGCCCTTCCAG TCTTTGATGTTCCTAATCAGAGACTGGAGCTTCCCCTATGAATATGAGTACGGTTTTAAAGGAGGCGACAAATTCCTGGATAAACGGTTACAG GTGAATGAGTCCCAACATGAGGAGCTGCAAACAGTGAGGGATCACATCCATTCATGCTTCACCAGCATTTCCTGCTTCTTGTTACCTCACCCTGGGTTGAAGGTTGCCACCAGCCCCGTTTTTAAGGGACAGCTTAATG tgGTTGCCCCGGAGTTTAAAGAGGAGCTGAAGAGCCTGATCCCCAAACTGCTGCATCCCGATCGTCTGGCTGAGaaagaaataaatggaaacaaagTCACTTGCCGGGGTCTGCTCGAGTTCTTCAAG GCTTACATCAAGATTTACCAGGGAGAAGACTTGCCACAGCCAAAGACTATGCTCATG gCTACAGCAGAGGCCAATAACCTGGCAGCCGTGGCAACAGCCAAAGATCAGTATCACAAGAACATGGAGAAG GTGTGTGGGGGAGACTTGCCCTACGTGGCTCCTGACTCTCTGGAGGAAAAGCACCACTTCTACAGCCGAGAGGCTCTTCACAACTTCTCTTCGACCAAAAAGATGGGCGGACAAGAGTTCTGTAACCGTTACCAAGCACAGCTGGAAAAGGAGCTGGAGGAAATGTGGCAGTCCCTCAGCAAGCACAATGCG tcaaaaaatctCTTCAGTGCATTCCGGACACCTGCAGTGCTGTTTGTCCTGGTGTGCTTCCTCTACGTGCTGTCAGGTGTGTTGCTCTTCGTTGGCCTGGCTACCTTCGCCTTGGTGTGTGACTGTACACTGGGTGTGGTCATGATGTCGATGCTGACGTGGGCCTTCATCCGCTACTCTGGTCGGTACCGAACTGTAGGGGGAGCTATCGACCAGGCCGCAGGTGTTGTCCTAGAGCAG GCCACAGTGGTGTTGAACAAGTCGAGAGGCACAGGCACAAGTAGCCTGAAGAAATCCAGTTAG
- the cfl1 gene encoding cofilin-1 has protein sequence MFNRHALPLVHRARVRGALVGAFTLCIQCVSERPTIHHHSPFNLYSDADPFRAPAMASGVKVTDEVIAVFNDMKVRKAQANEDEKRKRKKAILFCMSKDLKNIVLDDGKEILLGDLGTTVQDPYQHFVKMLPPDDCRYALYDATYETKETKKEDLVFIFWAPESAPLKSKMIYASSKDAIKRKFEGIKHEWQVNGLEDLKDRHTLAEKLGGSSVVSLEGAPI, from the exons ATGTTTAATAGACATGCGCTCCCGCTCGTGCACCGTGCTCGAGTCAGGGGCGCGCTTGTGGGCGCGTTCACGTTGTGTATCCAGTGTGTGAGCGAGAGACCCACAATTCATCATCACAGTCCATTCAATTTGTACTCAGACGCTGACCCATTCAGAGCTCCAGCTATG GCCTCCGGTGTGAAAGTCACAGATGAAGTTATCGCGGTCTTCAACGACATGAAGGTGCGTAAGGCTCAGGCGAACGAGgatgagaagaggaagaggaagaaggccATTCTGTTCTGCATGAGCAAGGACCTCAAGAACATTGTTCTGGATGACGGCAAAGAGATCCTGCTGGGTGACTTGGGAACCACCGTCCAGGACCCGTACCAGCACTTTGTGAAGATGCTGCCCCCCGACGACTGCCGCTACGCCCTGTATGACGCCACCTATGAgaccaaagaaacaaagaaggaGGACCTGGTCTTTATCTTCTG GGCTCCAGAAAGTGCCCCCTTAAAGAGCAAGATGATCTATGCCAGCTCAAAAGATGCTATCAAGAGAAAGTTTGAAG gtaTTAAGCACGAGTGGCAGGTGAATGGTTTGGAAGACCTCAAAGATCGGCACACCTTGGCGGAAAAACTCGGCGGCTCGTCAGTAGTCAGCCTGGAAGGAGCCCCTATATAA
- the yif1a gene encoding protein YIF1A, which produces MDLPHQGYRATKPRARAAPPTADSVLFDDTSSAATAMNSQGYYTPGYNMAGPSNNMQGGAGPDLFADPMANAAMMYGSSLANQGKDMVNKEISRFMSVNKLKYFFAVDTRYVLKKLMILMFPYTHQDWEVRYHRDTPLTPRQDVNAPDLYIPTMAFITYILLAGMALGIQKRFSPEVLGLCASTALVWIIIEVLVMLLSLYLLTVHSDLSTFDLIAYSGYKYVGMIFTVLCGLLFGSDGYYVALAWSSCALMFFIVRSLKMKILPSLSADSMVTGSSAKPQFRLYITVATAVFQPIIIYWLTSHLVR; this is translated from the exons ATGGACTTGCCACATCAGGGGTACCGAGCAA CTAAACCGAGAGCTCGTGCAGCTCCCCCCACAGCAGATTCTGTCCTGTTTGATGACACCAGCTCTGCAGCAACAGCAATGAACAGTCAAGGATACTACACTCCTGGGTACAATATGGCAGGACCCTCAAATAACATGCAAGGAGGTGCTGGACCTGACCTGTTTGCTGACCCAATGGCCAATGCTGCAATGATGTATGGCTCCTCATTAGCCAACCAAGGAAAAGATATGGTGAACAAAGAG ATCAGCAGATTCATGTCTGTGAACAAGCTGAAATACTTCTTTGCCGTCGACACTAGATATGTATTGAAGAAACTTATGATCCTCATGTTCCCTTACACACATCAG GATTGGGAAGTACGTTACCATAGGGACACACCACTGACTCCGAGACAGGATGTGAATGCACCAGATCTTTACATACCGA cAATGGCTTTCATTACTTACATTTTACTTGCTGGAATGGCCCTCGGCATTCAAAAACG GTTCAGTCCGGAGGTGCTTGGACTGTGTGCCAGCACGGCCCTCGTGTGGATCATCATCGAGGTCTTGGTGATGTTGTTGAGTTTGTACCTGCTGACAGTCCACAGCGACCTCTCCACCTTTGATCTCATTGCCTACAGTGGATACAAATATGTTGG GATGATCTTCACAGTATTATGTGGTTTACTGTTTGGCAGTGATGGGTATTACGTGGCTCTTGCCTGGTCCTCTTGTGCCCTTATGTTCTTCATT GTTCGATCTCTGAAAATGAAgatccttccctctctctcagctgaCTCCATGGTAACTGGATCAAGTGCCAAACCTCAATTCCGCCTTTATATAACTGTGGCTACTGCAGTGTTTCAGCCAATCATCATATATTGGTTAACCTCTCACTTGGTCAGGTGA
- the LOC117951664 gene encoding serine protease 23 isoform X1 translates to MFVRDSFDVFSFTMTTPRESSLLLTHLLLQLFLPLTLSVLHPLHPPAVHVPTLIPHAPMPLIRSRFSAQTQLDLTTHCNSSCFHRGEQEAQKEQLSDKLAFETLYADGSRTLTTVDVEGDEEFDDHFTHPSQKRGPRLMSRHKRVRRQIYGADGRFNIQGDNFLLDYPFSTAVRISTGCTGVLVSQQHVLTAAHCVHDGKDYVKGARKLRVGFLIPPSINGTQVGLTSSKKPLVRWVRVKRTRVPKGWIQGPQEVSMDFDYALLELRWPHRRPFMRLSVAPSSFDLAGNRIHFSGFDSDRSGELVYRFCPVEEESSDLIYQHCDARPGASGSGVYGRVWDNSLERWERKVIGIFSGHQWLEIDGENRDYNVAVRITPLKFAQICYWVHGNRIDCVQD, encoded by the coding sequence tgttttctttcacCATGACGACGCCACGCGAGAGCTCCCTCCTGCTGACTCACCTGCTCCTCCAgctcttcctccctctcacACTGTCCGTTTTGCACCCTCTTCATCCTCCGGCTGTCCACGTCCCCACGCTCATCCCTCACGCGCCGATGCCTCTCATCCGCTCCCGCTTCAGCGCTCAGACTCAGCTGGACCTTACCACTCACTGCAACTCCAGCTGCTTCCACAGAGGAGAGCAGGAGGCCCAGAAGGAGCAGCTCTCAGATAAACTGGCTTTTGAGACGCTGTATGCTGACGGCTCCCGCACTCTCACCACTGTAGATGTGGAGGGCGACGAAGAGTTTGACGATCACTTCACTCACCCTTCACAGAAGAGAGGACCCAGACTGATGTCCAGGCACAAACGCGTGAGGCGGCAGATATATGGAGCAGATGGACGTTTTAACATCCAAGGTGACAACTTCCTGTTGGATTACCCTTTCTCCACAGCCGTGCGGATCTCCACCGGCTGCACCGGCGTTCTTGTATCTCAGCAGCATGTCCTCACAGCTGCCCACTGTGTTCATGATGGGAAGGATTATGTCAAAGGGGCGCGAAAGCTCAGAGTGGGATTCCTGATTCCTCCATCCATCAACGGCACACAAGTTGGCCTCACTTCTTCCAAGAAGCCTTTGGTCCGCTGGGTGAGGGTGAAACGTACCCGTGTGCCAAAAGGCTGGATCCAGGGCCCCCAGGAGGTCAGCATGGACTTTGATTACGCTCTGCTGGAGTTGCGTTGGCCTCACCGCCGTCCCTTCATGCGCCTCTCTGTGGCTCCCTCCTCCTTCGACCTGGCGGGGAATCGCATCCACTTCTCTGGCTTTGACAGCGACAGGTCTGGGGAGCTGGTGTACAGGTTTTGTCCCGTGGAAGAAGAGTCCAGTGACCTGATATACCAGCACTGTGACGCGCGACCTGGAGCCAGCGGCTCTGGAGTGTATGGAAGAGTGTGGGACAACAGTTTAGAACGCTGGGAAAGAAAGGTCATCGGCATTTTCTCTGGACACCAGTGGCTGGAGATAGATGGAGAGAACCGGGATTACAATGTGGCCGTGCGCATCACTCCACTAAAATTTGCTCAGATCTGTTACTGGGTGCATGGTAACCGCATAGACTGCGTCCAGGACTAA